The proteins below are encoded in one region of Enhydrobacter sp.:
- the purC gene encoding phosphoribosylaminoimidazolesuccinocarboxamide synthase, translated as MSRRRRIYEGKAKTLFEGPEPGTIVQYFKDDATAFNNQKKGTITGKGVINNRISEFLMTKLGEIGVPTHFIRRLNMREQLIRQVEIIPLEVVVRNVAAGSFAQRFGLEEGTQLPRSIMEFFLKNDTLGDPMVTEEHITAFGWATPQDLDDIVALTLRVNDFLFGLFLGCGIKLIDFKIEFGRLYEEDMVRIVLADEISPDSCRLWDLRTNEKLDKDRFRRDLGKVEEAYQEVARRLGILIDQGPGDVRGPTTLQ; from the coding sequence ATGTCCCGCCGCCGTCGCATCTACGAGGGCAAGGCCAAGACCTTGTTCGAGGGGCCCGAGCCCGGGACGATCGTCCAATATTTCAAGGACGACGCCACCGCCTTCAACAACCAGAAGAAGGGCACGATCACCGGCAAGGGGGTGATCAACAACCGCATTTCCGAGTTCCTGATGACCAAGCTGGGCGAGATCGGGGTGCCGACGCACTTCATCCGCCGGCTGAATATGCGCGAGCAGCTCATCCGCCAGGTCGAGATCATCCCCCTGGAAGTGGTGGTACGGAACGTCGCAGCCGGCTCGTTCGCCCAGCGCTTCGGGCTCGAGGAGGGCACCCAGCTTCCCCGCTCGATCATGGAGTTCTTTCTCAAGAACGATACGCTCGGCGACCCGATGGTGACCGAGGAGCACATCACCGCCTTCGGCTGGGCGACGCCGCAGGATCTGGACGACATCGTGGCGCTGACGCTCAGGGTCAACGACTTCCTGTTCGGCCTCTTCCTGGGCTGCGGCATCAAGTTGATCGACTTCAAGATCGAGTTCGGCCGCCTATATGAGGAGGACATGGTCCGTATCGTGCTTGCCGACGAAATCAGCCCCGATTCCTGCCGGCTGTGGGACCTCAGGACCAACGAGAAGCTCGACAAGGACCGCTTCCGCCGCGATCTCGGCAAGGTCGAGGAAGCCTATCAGGAGGTAGCGCGGCGCCTTGGCATCCTGATCGATCAGGGGCCGGGCGATGTGCGCGGTCCGACGACGCTGCAGTAA